From the genome of Fusarium keratoplasticum isolate Fu6.1 chromosome 11, whole genome shotgun sequence, one region includes:
- a CDS encoding Pyr-redox-2 domain-containing protein: protein MPSKIVIIGAGFAGVWSALSAQRLINLKGKEKNVEILVISPEPSLVMRPRLYEANAASMNYPLSDLFGSAGVKFLQGTVDTIQIETHTVKVRTASGGEDSVQYDRLILAAGSAVVRPRGVTGLEEHAFDIDTLTSATKLESHLEGLTSLPPSPARDTIVVCGGGFTGIELAAELPKRLSQHKGARIILVESADEVGPELGPGPRPTILKALKDLNIEIKLGSRVAAVDSKGVTLASGERIETLTAIWTAGQRATPLTEQIPGVKDSLSRLHVDENLRVPSSEDVFATGDAAYALADTKGHYALMSCQHALALGRVSGHNAAADLLNEPNVAYSQPGYNCCLDLGGWGAVVSRGWDRNEQITGDLAKRGKAFINQKVIYPPENVEEAILAADPATPTGDAHFKILLEAMA from the coding sequence ATGCCAAGCAAGATTGTCATCATTGGTGCCGGCTTTGCAGGCGTCTGGAGCGCTCTCTCAGCTCAGCgtctcatcaacctcaagggcaaggaaaAGAATGTCGAGATTCTTGTCATTTCCCCAGAGCCATCCTTGGTCATGCGTCCAAGACTCTACGAGGCCAACGCTGCCAGCATGAACTACCCGCTCAGCGATCTATTCGGCTCTGCGGGCGTCAAGTTCTTGCAAGGAACTGTCGATACCATCCAGATCGAAACACACACCGTCAAAGTCCGGACTGCTTCTGGTGGCGAGGACAGTGTGCAATACGACCGACTCATCCTCGCAGCGGGGAGCGCAGTCGTGAGACCTCGTGGAGTTACGGGGCTTGAGGAACATGCATTCGACATTGACACTCTGACCTCGGCTACCAAACTTGAATCCCATCTCGAGGGTCTTACATCGCTTCCGCCAAGCCCTGCCCGTGATACCATCGTCGTGTGCGGTGGCGGCTTCACTGGCATCGAGCTTGCGGCCGAACTCCCCAAGCGGCTTAGCCAGCATAAAGGCGCCCGTATCATTCTGGTTGAAAGCGCAGATGAAGTTGGCCCGGAACTCGGACCAGGTCCGCGTCCCACCATTCTCAAGGCCCTGAAAGACCTCAACATCGAAATCAAGCTCGGATCTCGAGTCGCAGCTGTTGACTCCAAGGGCGTAACTCTGGCTTCTGGCGAGCGTATTGAGACTTTGACGGCCATCTGGACTGCAGGCCAGAGAGCTACGCCTCTCACGGAGCAGATTCCCGGGGTCAAAGACTCGCTTTCTCGTCTTCATGTTGACGAAAACCTCCGTGTTCCGTCAAGCGAGGACGTTTTCGCCACAGGAGACGCTGCTTATGCGCTTGCCGATACAAAGGGCCATTATGCCTTGATGTCTTGCCAGCATGCACTTGCACTCGGCCGTGTATCGGGCCACAATGCTGCCGCAGACCTACTCAACGAACCCAATGTGGCATATTCGCAGCCTGGCTACAATTGCTGTCTGGACCTTGGAGGCTGGGGTGCGGTGGTTTCTCGAGGCTGGGATAGAAACGAGCAGATTACCGGAGACCTAGCGAAACGAGGCAAGGCCTTCATCAACCAGAAGGTCATCTATCCTCCCGAGAATGTGGAAGAGGCCATTCTTGCGGCTGACCCTGCTACTCCAACTGGGGATGCGCATTTTAAGATTCTTCTTGAAGCTATGGCCTAG